The DNA region GTTCTCCGGTAAGAAACCAAGCAAGCTGGTTGATTTCTTCAACCTCAAGGAGTTTCCCGGCAAGCGCGGCCTGAAGAAGACCCCCAAGGTTAACCTGGAGCGGGCGCTGATGGCCGACGGGGTAGCCGGCGGTGAGGTTTACAATGTGCTGAGCACACCAGAGGGGGTGGAGCGTGCCTTTGCCAAGCTGGATGAGATCAAAGAGCAGGTGGTGTGGTGGGAAGCCGGCTCGCAGCCCGTTCAGCTGCTGGCCGACGGTGAGGTCAGCATGACCACCGCCTACAATGGTCGTATCTACAATGCATCAGAGGTGGAGGGCAAGCCCTTCAAGATCATCTGGGACGCGCAGTTTGCCGAGCTGGACTTTTTTGCCATCGTCAAGGGCACCAAGAACCTCGACAAGGCGATGGAGTTCCTGAAGTTCTCTACCGACACCAAGCGGTTGGCGGACCAGACCAACTACATCTCCTACGCACCGGCACGTAAGTCTTCCATCGCGCTGGTCAGCGACAAGATGATGCCGCACATGGCGACCTCGCCGGAGAATTTCGCGACCGCGGTTCCCGTCGATCACGTGTGGTGGGCGGATCACCAGGACGAGCTCAATGAGCGTTTCAACGCCTGGCTGAATAAGTAAGCCCCTGTCGGCGGGGGCAATTGGCCCCCGCCGTTTTTTCCTGTGAAGAAGATCCGTTTTTATGAGCATGAGTGCCGATACGCCAGCCGATGAACAGGGGATCGACCCCCAGCTCAAGGCGCGCCTACGCAAAGCCGAGCGTTTCCTGAAGATACGCGCGTTGCTGCTGGTGGTGCCCTTGATGCTGTTTGTGCTGTTCACCTTCGTGATGCCTCTGGCCGAGATGTTATACCGCAGCGTCCACAACCCGGTGCTGGTGGAGGCGATGCCCGAGGTCGCCCGGTTGATGCAGGAGTGGGACTCCCAAGAGCTGCCCGGAGAGGAGATCTATGCCGCGGTGGGTAAGGCACTGGTTGAAGCCCGCAAGGAGAAAACCATCGGGCGCATCGCCAACCGGCTCAACTCTGAATACAGCGGTATGCGCAGCCTGCTGACCGGCAGCGCGCGCAAGCTGCAACGATACAAAGGCGATGACTACAAGAATTTTATGCTCCAGTTGGACCCTGACTGGGGCGAAGCGGAGACATGGGGTGCCTTCAAGGTTCTCAGTAGTGAGTACACGCTGACCCATTACCTCGCTGCCTTCGATATGCAATACGACAGCAAGGGCAAGATCGTGCCGCAGCCGGAAGAGCGCCAGATCTACGTGGATATGTTGCTCAAAACCCTGAAGCTGTCGCTGCTGGTGACGGTGTTCTGTGTGCTGCTGGGTTACCCCCTGGCCTACTACCTGTCGATACTGCCGCCCAGCAAGAGCAACCTGTTGATGATCCTGGTGCTGCTCCCCTTTTGGACCTCATTGCTGGTCCGTACCAGCTCCTGGATCGTGATGCTGCAGGGGCAGGGGGTGGTCAATAGCGTGCTGCTGGGGCTGGGGGTCATCGGTGAACCGCTGGATATGATGTACAACCAGATCGGCACGGTGGTGGCGATGACCCATATTCTGCTGCCCTTTATGATCCTGCCCACCTACAGCGTCATGAAGAGCATCTCGCCGGTCTATATGCGGGCCGCGCGCTCGCTGGGGGCGACCCCGGCCCATGCCTTCATGCGTGTCTATTTCCCGCAGACGGTGCCGGGGCTGAGTGCAGGCGCCATTCTGGTGTTTATCCTCTCCATTGGTTACTACATTACACCGGCGCTGGTGGGTGGGCGTACCGGGCAGATGATCAGTAACCTGATCGCCTACCATATGCAGACGTCCCTTAACTGGGGGCTGGGTGCCGCCCTCGCGGGCAGCCTGCTGGTTGTGGTGCTGGTGCTGTACTGGATCTATAACCGGCTGGTGGGAGCCAGCCAGATGAAGCTGGGGTGATAGAGTGAGTTTACCGATCCATGCTACCGCGCTTGAGCGAGTCAGTTATTACGGCCTGCGGCTGTTTTCGGCGCTGGTGCTGTTTTTCCTCATCATCCCGATCCTGGTGATTATCCCCCTCTCCTTCAATGCCGAGCCCTTTTTCACCTTCACCGAGGGGATGCTCAGGCTGGAGCCGGAGGCCTACTCGCTCCGTTGGTATCGCAATATCTGGGAAAGCCAGGAGTGGATGCTGTCGATCAAGAACAGCATGATCATCGGCGTCTGTGCCACCCTCCTGGCCATGACCCTGGGAACCCTGGCCGCACTGGGACTGAGTCAGCGCCACATGCCCTTCAAGGGGGCCATCATGGGGCTTTTGATCTCACCGATGATTGTGCCGGTGATCATCTCGGCCGCGAGTATGTACTTCTTTTTCACCAAGGTGAACCTGGCCCAGACCTACCTAGGGGTGATCATGGCCCATGCGGTTCTGGGGATTCCCTTCGTGATCATTACCGTGACCGCCACCCTGGTGGGTTTTGATGACAACCTGACCAAGGCGTCCGCCAGCCTGGGCGCGAACCCGCGGACCACTTTTTTCAAGGTCACCTTCCCGCTGATCCGCCCCGGTGTGATCTCCGGTGCCCTGTTCGCCTTCGCCACCTCCTTCGATGAGGTGGTGGTCGTGCTCTTTGTTGCGGGTACCGATCAACGAACCATTCCGCGGGAGATGTGGGCCGGGATGCGGGAGCAGCTGAGCCCCACTATCCTGGCGGTGGCTACCCTGTTGATTGTGCTGTCGGTGATGCTGCTGCTGACGGTTGAACTACTGCGGCGGCGCAGCGATCGCATCCGTGGCGTCACCGAGTAACGCTCCCAGATCGCTGGCCAGCTCATTGAACTGAGCCTGCAGCGCCGGGTCGATTTCAGGATTATCGGCAGCGGTGCCGAGGCGGGTCAGCAGCGGCTCAATGCGTTGCTGGAGTGCCGGAAGCTCCTCCTCCCCGGCCAGCAGCTGCAGCGCCTCCAGCGGTACCAGAAGGCGCTGCCGGTGACGTGTACCACTCTCCTCCTCCTGCAGCAGCAGGACCTCCTGGCCTAATTCGAGCACTCTTTCCCGCAGCCCCTCGACCAGCAGCAGGCGTTGCTGGTGGGGGTTAAAGCGCGCCAAGCTTTGGGGGAAGCTTGCCAGCTCCGGATCCCAGCGGGCCACCAAGGCCTTGAGATCGCTACTGTAGAGGGCCCCCAGCAGAGCCAGGTACTCGCGACGCCGCTGCTGGCTGCTGAAATCGCCAGCCGGTTCGGCCGCTGCGCTTAGCTCTTCCGGAGTCCGGCTGTCATCGGTGCCAAACAGCAGGGTCTCCAGTGGGTAGAGACCGACACTGCTCTCGTTGGCGGCGGTGAGCTGGTGTTGCTCCAGCAAGCTGGCACGGCTCAAGGCCAGATCCGGGCTGTTGACCAGTCCGCTGAAGGGGTGCTCCGGCAGGCTGTCGACGTAGCCGGGGCTGATGGGCCAACTGGCAATACGAGCCGACAGCGGGAAGGGATCCTCGCCAGCGGGGGTGTCCAGCGGGCCGGCATTATGGCTGAACAGCGAACAGCGCAGCCAGCTTAGATGGGCTTTCTCCCACTGCGACTGGGCCGCGGCGAGGGCCTCCGGCCCGGTCTGGTCCAGCACTGTCTCGAGGGAGGCCTGCAGTTGCTGGGCCTCAAACAGGGCAGATGCACATTGGCGGCGCGCCTGCTGCAGGTAGCGCTGGCTAAAGGAGGTCAGCCCTTCTGCAGGCGCCTCGGGAGCGGGCACCGCCGTCTGCGGCGTGGACAGTGCGGCACTGCCGGTGCCGGCGGGTGCGTCGGTGGAACTGTCACAAGCGACCAGCAGGAGCAGCCCTGCACCGGCCAGCAGCCGCTTCATGGGGCCTCCCGCAGGCTGATCAACGGCCATCCCCGCTCGATGGCAATGGCGCTAAGGCGAGCATCTGCATCCACTGCGACGGGGTTGTCGACCCGCTCCAGTAGAGGCAGGTCGTTGCAGGAGTCGCTGTAGAAATAGCTGCCCTCCAGGCTGTACGCCTTGTCGGCCAGCCACTGTTCCAGCCGCTCCACCTTACCCTCCTGGAAGCAGGGAGTACCCGAGATGTCGCCGGTGTAGCGACCATCGAGCAACTCGGGATCGGTGGCCAGCAGGTCATCGACCCCCAGCCGGCGGGCAATGGGCTCGGTGACAAAACGGTTGGTGGCGGTAATGATCAGCAGGAAGTCACCAGCCTCCCGGTGCTGCTGCAACAGTGCCTGCGCCTTGGGCAGCATCATGGGTTCGATGCAGCGCTGCATGAACTCCTGGTGCAGCGCGGCCAGCTCCTCCAGGCTGTGTTGGGTGAGGGGGCGCAGCGCGAAGCTCAGGAACTCGTGGATGTCGAGGGTGCCATTGAGGTAGTGCTGGTAAAAGCGGTCATTGGCCTGCTTGTATTCGGTCGCATCAACCACCCCTTTGTTCACCAGGAATTCACCCCAGGAGTGGTCGCTGTCGCCCCCCAGCAGCGTGTTATCGAGATCAAATATTGCCAGTGCCACCGCCTACCTCTCAGTCTATGGGCCCTTGTTGGCGAGCTATGATAGTGACTTTTTCGGGAATATACAGGCGCCGTGCGGCGACGATTGCCGATAATGTGGCAGTTGTGGAACAATGGAGCGAGTTAACCGTTTGTTTCTCACCGATTTTTAAGGAGCTAGCGCTTTGATCGATGCAGATGGCTTCAGGCCTAACGTCGGCATTATCCTCGCCAACCCCCAGGGTCAGGTACTCTGGGCAAAGCGCATTGGCCAGGATGCGTGGCAGTTCCCCCAAGGGGGGATCAACGACAGCGAAAGCTCAGAACAGGCGCTTTTCCGGGAGCTGAACGAAGAGGTCGGGCTGGGGGAAAAGGATGTTAATATTATCGCCTGTACCCGCGGCTGGTTGCGTTACCGGTTACCCAAGCGCCTGGTGCGGCGCAATTCGCACCCGATCTGCGTCGGCCAGAAGCAGAAATGGTTTTTGCTGCAGCTGACCGGGGAGGAGAGCGCGGTGGATGTGGCTAGCGGCCACAGCCCCGAGTTCGACCACTGGCGTTGGGTCAGTTACTGGTATCCACTGGGGCAGGTGGTCTCCTTCAAGCGCGATGTGTACCGGCGGGCGTTGAAGGAGCTGGCTCCCAAACTGGCACGTATCCAGGCCCCGCCGGGTTAACCCCTCAATCGATCAAGGAGACCCCCCCCTTAAATGCTTAACGTACTGCGCGTGATTGTCCAGAAGGTAAACGCTGCCAAAGACCTCCAGGCGGCGCTGGAGATCATCGTGCACGAGGTCAGGGTGGCGATGAAGACCGAGGTGTGCTCGGTGTTCCTCTATGACAACGATGAAAACTGCTACACCCTGATGGCCTCCGAGGGGCTTAACCAGTCCGCTATCGGCATGAAGCTGCTGCGTTCGGAGGGGTTGGTGGGGCAGGTGGGGCTGCGAGAGGAGCCGATTAACCTCCAGGATGCCGCCTCGCATCCAAAATACCGCTACCTCAAGGAATCGGGAGAGGAGCGTTTTCACGCTTTTCTCGGGGTTCCCATTATTCATCACCGCGCCATTTTGGGGGTGCTGGTGGTTCAGCAGCAGGAGGTTCGCTTCTTTGATGAGACGGAGGAGTCCTTCCTGGTCACCATGTCGGCGCAGCTGGCGGCCGTTATTGCCCATGCCGAGGCCTCCGGCTCCCTGACCCGGCAGGAGACCGGGCGCGCCACCAAGGATACCCGCTTTGCCGGTGTGGCCGGCGCTCCCGGAGTGGCGATTGGCGAGGCGGTGGTGCTCTCGCCACCTGCCTACCTGAGTGCGGTTCCGGACCGCCCCGCCGAAGATATCAAGCTGGAGGTCAAACGGCTGCGGCGAGCCCTCAAGGCGGTTCGCAAAGACCTCAAGCACACGGCCAAAAAACTGGCCGCCAGCCTGCCACCGGAGGAGATTGCCCTGTTTGATGTCTATCGGGGGATGCTCGATGACAACGCCATCGGCGCCGAGGTGCGAACGATAATCGAGCAGGGGCAGTGGGCCCAGGGCGCGTTGCGGCAGGTGATCGAGGAGCACGTCAAAACCTTCGAAATGATGGAGGACCCCTACCTGAGCGAGCGCGCCACCGATGTGCGTGACCTCGGGCGCCGGGTGCTCTCCCACCTGCAGCAGGATGATAACGTTGAGGAGGTGGTCTACCCCGACCAGTGTGTGCTGATCGCCGAGGAGCTGACACCGGCAATGCTGGGCGAGGTGCCGAGGGACAAGCTGGTGGGCATGGTGTCGGTCAAAGGCTCCGGCAACTCCCATGTGGCCATTCTGGCCCGTGCCATGGGGGTGCCCACCGTGATGGGGGCGGTTGACCTGCCCTTTACCCGCATCAGCGGCATTGAACTGATCATCGATGGCAACCTGGGGCGGGTCTACCCCTCCCCCTCGGTGGAGCTGCGGGGCTACTACCAGGAGGTGGTCGACCAGGAGCGCGAGTTCGTGGCCGGGCTGGAGGTGTTGCGGGACAAACCCTGCATCACCACCGACGAGACCCGTGTGTCTCTGTGGGTCAACACCGGCCTGATGACCGATGTGGCCCGTTCCCTCGACCGGGGCGCCGAGGGGGTGGGGCTCTATCGCACCGAAGTACCCTTCATGATTCGTGAGCGCTTCCCCAGCGAAAAGGAGCAGCAGGAGATCTACCGCGAGCAGCTGCAGGCCTTCGCCCCCTTTCCGGTGACAATGCGTACCCTCGATATCGGTGGTGACAAGGCCCTCAGCTATTTTCCCATCAAGGAGGACAACCCCTTTCTCGGCTGGCGGGGGATCCGCGTTACCCTGGATCACCCGGAGATCTTCCTGGTGCAGGTGCGCGCCATGATCAAGGCAAGCCTGGGGCTCAACAACCTGCGCATCATGCTGCCCATGGTCTG from Aestuariirhabdus litorea includes:
- a CDS encoding ABC transporter substrate-binding protein; this encodes MTMKKLVTRLPMAVAVAAASMTASAEDLTVVSWGGAYTASQVEAYHKPFTAQTGTNIISENYSGGIAEIKAQVEAGNVTWDVVDLEKADVIRACDEGLLVEINPDDLPKGDNGVAAVDDFVAGGLEDCGVANIVWGKIVAFDESQFSGKKPSKLVDFFNLKEFPGKRGLKKTPKVNLERALMADGVAGGEVYNVLSTPEGVERAFAKLDEIKEQVVWWEAGSQPVQLLADGEVSMTTAYNGRIYNASEVEGKPFKIIWDAQFAELDFFAIVKGTKNLDKAMEFLKFSTDTKRLADQTNYISYAPARKSSIALVSDKMMPHMATSPENFATAVPVDHVWWADHQDELNERFNAWLNK
- a CDS encoding ABC transporter permease: MSMSADTPADEQGIDPQLKARLRKAERFLKIRALLLVVPLMLFVLFTFVMPLAEMLYRSVHNPVLVEAMPEVARLMQEWDSQELPGEEIYAAVGKALVEARKEKTIGRIANRLNSEYSGMRSLLTGSARKLQRYKGDDYKNFMLQLDPDWGEAETWGAFKVLSSEYTLTHYLAAFDMQYDSKGKIVPQPEERQIYVDMLLKTLKLSLLVTVFCVLLGYPLAYYLSILPPSKSNLLMILVLLPFWTSLLVRTSSWIVMLQGQGVVNSVLLGLGVIGEPLDMMYNQIGTVVAMTHILLPFMILPTYSVMKSISPVYMRAARSLGATPAHAFMRVYFPQTVPGLSAGAILVFILSIGYYITPALVGGRTGQMISNLIAYHMQTSLNWGLGAALAGSLLVVVLVLYWIYNRLVGASQMKLG
- a CDS encoding ABC transporter permease yields the protein MSLPIHATALERVSYYGLRLFSALVLFFLIIPILVIIPLSFNAEPFFTFTEGMLRLEPEAYSLRWYRNIWESQEWMLSIKNSMIIGVCATLLAMTLGTLAALGLSQRHMPFKGAIMGLLISPMIVPVIISAASMYFFFTKVNLAQTYLGVIMAHAVLGIPFVIITVTATLVGFDDNLTKASASLGANPRTTFFKVTFPLIRPGVISGALFAFATSFDEVVVVLFVAGTDQRTIPREMWAGMREQLSPTILAVATLLIVLSVMLLLTVELLRRRSDRIRGVTE
- a CDS encoding imelysin family protein, which encodes MKRLLAGAGLLLLVACDSSTDAPAGTGSAALSTPQTAVPAPEAPAEGLTSFSQRYLQQARRQCASALFEAQQLQASLETVLDQTGPEALAAAQSQWEKAHLSWLRCSLFSHNAGPLDTPAGEDPFPLSARIASWPISPGYVDSLPEHPFSGLVNSPDLALSRASLLEQHQLTAANESSVGLYPLETLLFGTDDSRTPEELSAAAEPAGDFSSQQRRREYLALLGALYSSDLKALVARWDPELASFPQSLARFNPHQQRLLLVEGLRERVLELGQEVLLLQEEESGTRHRQRLLVPLEALQLLAGEEELPALQQRIEPLLTRLGTAADNPEIDPALQAQFNELASDLGALLGDATDAIAAPPQ
- a CDS encoding HAD family hydrolase, producing the protein MALAIFDLDNTLLGGDSDHSWGEFLVNKGVVDATEYKQANDRFYQHYLNGTLDIHEFLSFALRPLTQHSLEELAALHQEFMQRCIEPMMLPKAQALLQQHREAGDFLLIITATNRFVTEPIARRLGVDDLLATDPELLDGRYTGDISGTPCFQEGKVERLEQWLADKAYSLEGSYFYSDSCNDLPLLERVDNPVAVDADARLSAIAIERGWPLISLREAP
- the rppH gene encoding RNA pyrophosphohydrolase → MIDADGFRPNVGIILANPQGQVLWAKRIGQDAWQFPQGGINDSESSEQALFRELNEEVGLGEKDVNIIACTRGWLRYRLPKRLVRRNSHPICVGQKQKWFLLQLTGEESAVDVASGHSPEFDHWRWVSYWYPLGQVVSFKRDVYRRALKELAPKLARIQAPPG
- the ptsP gene encoding phosphoenolpyruvate--protein phosphotransferase, with protein sequence MLNVLRVIVQKVNAAKDLQAALEIIVHEVRVAMKTEVCSVFLYDNDENCYTLMASEGLNQSAIGMKLLRSEGLVGQVGLREEPINLQDAASHPKYRYLKESGEERFHAFLGVPIIHHRAILGVLVVQQQEVRFFDETEESFLVTMSAQLAAVIAHAEASGSLTRQETGRATKDTRFAGVAGAPGVAIGEAVVLSPPAYLSAVPDRPAEDIKLEVKRLRRALKAVRKDLKHTAKKLAASLPPEEIALFDVYRGMLDDNAIGAEVRTIIEQGQWAQGALRQVIEEHVKTFEMMEDPYLSERATDVRDLGRRVLSHLQQDDNVEEVVYPDQCVLIAEELTPAMLGEVPRDKLVGMVSVKGSGNSHVAILARAMGVPTVMGAVDLPFTRISGIELIIDGNLGRVYPSPSVELRGYYQEVVDQEREFVAGLEVLRDKPCITTDETRVSLWVNTGLMTDVARSLDRGAEGVGLYRTEVPFMIRERFPSEKEQQEIYREQLQAFAPFPVTMRTLDIGGDKALSYFPIKEDNPFLGWRGIRVTLDHPEIFLVQVRAMIKASLGLNNLRIMLPMVCNVAEVEEALHLIHRAHGEVVSEGMDVKLPPVGVMIEVPAAVYLVRDFARRVDFLSIGTNDLTQYLLAVDRNNPRVAELYHSFHPAVLAALGSIVRDAHAEGAAVSICGEMAGDPAAAVLLVAMGYDVLSMNATNLPRIKWVLRNISAQWARELLEKVVTMDNAFVIQSTMELEMRKAGLGKVMVSARASQD